The segment CCCACCTGCTGAACCGCGATCACCCGAAACTGGAGGAACTGTCGCCCGGGCCGACCGGCGGCACCGCACTGCCCCTGTCCAGACGACTCGCGGACGCCGACCACCTGCTCCTGGTCCTCGACGGCTTCGACGAGATCCCGCAAGCGTCCCGGAGGGCCGCCCTGAAGGGGATCGACCGGCTGGGCGGACACATCCCGGTCGTGGTCACCAGCCGTACCGACGAATACCGGCAGGCCGTCCAGGCGCGCGGACGGGGACTGCCGCGCGCCGCAGCGGTCGAGCTGTCCTCGGTCGACGCCTCCGCGGTCAAGAGCTATCTGACCAGGACCACGCCGGTGCTCCCACCCGGCCGCTGGGACGAGGTCTTCCGGCTGCTCGACCAGGCCAACGGCAGCGCGGTGGCCCAGGCCCTCCAGGTCCCCCTGATGATCTGGCTGGCCCGCAACGTGTACGACGACCCGGAGTCGACACCTCGCGAACTGGCCGACCCGACCGCCTTCGCCGACCCCACCGCCGTCGAGATCCATCTCCTCGACCGCATGATCACCGCTGCCTACGCCCACCCCGGAGGCCGACCGCACAGCGGACCGGACACCATCCAACGGGCCCGGCGGTGGCTGCGCTTCCTGGCCCAGTGGCTCGATCGCAAGAACACCGCCGAAATCGCCTGGTGGAAGCTCCCCACCGCCGCCCCCGGCAGAGCCGCCCTGCTAGTCACCGGTCTACCGGTGGGGCTCGCCGCCGGCATCCCCACCGGCATCATCATCAGCACCTTCTTCGGCTTCTGGCCAGGCCTCGTCTGCGGGCTGGCATTCGCGGGGCTTGCCACCACCCGCGCCTTCTCACAGGCCTGGCACCCCCTGGGGGACCGGTTGCCGGGACCGATCATCGGCCGGGCCGTCGCGCTGGGCGTCGGACTCGGCACCGGCCTGCCCATCGTGCTGAGAGAAGAACTGGCCACCGGCGTCGCCCAGGGCACCTCCGTGGGCATGCTCGCCGGACTGGCCGCCGGATTCATCATCCACGAGGGGCGCACCGCGCCGACCCGCGTGGAAATGGCCATCCGCGGCAACCGGCTGCGCATCCTTCGCTCCCTGGTCAGGGGACTGCTCATCGGCCTGCTCTTCGGGACCGCACTCGGCGTCGCCCTCGGCCTGGTCAACGGCCCCACCACCGGGCTGGTCTTCGCGGTCCTGTCCATGGCCATGGGACTGGCCATGGGCATCGTGGACAGCCTCCACATCTGGATCGACACACCCACCGACGTGACCCGCTCCATCAGCCCTCGCACCGTCCTGCACAGTGACCGCAGCGCTGCCCTGGCCCGCGCCCTCGTCGCCGGACCACTCGTCACCGCGGGCGCCGGACTCACCACCGCCTTCGCCTACGGGCCCGCCACCGGCACCGCCGTGGGCTGCGCCATGGCATCCGCGTACATCACGACCGACCGCATGGTCGGCCTGTCCGCCACGTCCTGGGGCCGCCTCACCCTCGTACGGCCTTGGCTTGCCCTGCGCAGGCAACTCCCCTGGCACCTCATGGGCTTTCTCGACGACGCCCACGACCGGGGAATTCTGCGCCGCTCCGGTGCCGTCCATCAATTCCGGCACATCCGTCTACAGCAGCGGCTTGCGGGCTCCGACACCTGACAGGCGGGTCATGAGGATTGATGCCGGTTTCGCTCTTGGGGTTGGTGAGGTGTGCTGGTCGTGGGTTCGTAGCGGCTGCTACGGGTGGGGCTGGGTGAACAGGCCGGGCTCGGGCCCGGTGAGGATATTCCGGCTGACCATTTCACTTGAGCTCTCTGGGCCGTGGCAGGCCCGGCGGGAGTCGGCATTGCATTAACGGCGGGGCGGGAAGCGTCACCATGTCGCCGGGGCGGGTCGCAAGCACGAGCTGGTGTTCACCGACCGGGTGCTGGTCGCACTGGTCCACCTGCGTACTCAGCTCCCGCACGCCGCGCTCGCCGAGCTGTACGGGGTCGGCCGCTCCACCGTCACCGAGCCCATCGGCGAGGTCCGCCGCTGCTCGCCGACCGCGGCTTCGCCATTCCCGACCAGCCTGGACTGCGCCTGCGGACGGTGGCCAACGTGTTCGCCTACGCCGATGCGGAGGGCGCGACCGTGCGGATCGACGGGACCGAGACCCAGGTCCGCCGCTCGCAGGCCCACCGGCCAGGCCGCTGCGCGTTCGTCTCCGGCAAGAAGAAACAGAACACCATGAAGACCACCACGATCAGCGATGGCCAGGGCCGCACCCTGTGGTCCGGTGCCGACCGGCCCAGAAGAATGCACGATCTATCAACGAATGCTTCAACGGACGCGAGGGCGCCCGCAACCCGGTCCTCGATCAGGGATGGGCGTCCTACCCCTGGGCCACAGGCTTGTGGACGGGCTCAGGACCCTGTGTGCACGGACACCGTGTCTCGTGTACCGGCTCTCTCCGCCGGCTCACGTTTCAACAGGACACCACCGGGAGGATTGGCAGTAGGATGAGTAGCATGAGTGAGCCTACCGGCAAGTACTCGATCACCATGCCGCGCGACATCGCCGAGGCCGCCAAGGTCCGCAGCGGCCCTTCCGGCTTGTCCGCCTACGTCGCCGCGGCCGTGGCCCGACAGATCGAACGCGACAACCTCAACGAACTCATCGCCGTCGCCGAGGCCGAGCACGGGCCCGTCACGGACGACGAAATCCAGGCCCTGCGCGACCAACTCCACCAGGCCCGGCAGCAGCAGACGCAAGGCGGGGCCGACGCCGCGTGAGCCGCTCCCCCGCCGTTCCCGGCGGCACCTTGGTCCTGGACAGCGAGGGGCTCGCCAAGGCCGTGCTGCGCGACCGGTCCGTCACGGGATGGCTCGCCCTGGCCCGCGCCGACGACCTGCGCGTGATCACGTCCGCGGCCACCCTCGTAGAGGTGGTCCACCCCCGGATCAACCGCCCGGCTTTGGAGTGGACGCTGTCCCGCCTGGTCGTCGAGCCGGTCACCGAACCGATCGCCCGCCACGCTGCCGCGCTCCTCGCCGACGCCGGCCTGCACGGGCACAAGTACGCCGTCGATGCCATACTCAGCGCCACCGCACTCGCCGCCCCGGGCCCCGTCACCATCCTCACCTCGGACCCCGAGGACCTGACCGCGCTGTGCGACGGACGGGCCACCGTGATCAAGATCTGACTGCCCGCCCGCTGGGCTACCTCGGCCGGGTCGGCACCCGCGCACAGCCACGTGGACAGCGCGGCGTGCGCAGGTCGTACGGCCGCTTCGCGAGCGGCGTACCGGTGAGAGCAGCTCGGTGAAGAACAGCGGCACCACCCGCGTTTCCCCCGGCGGGCGGTGTACGGTGCAGGATCGACCGACCCCACCAGTGCTGGGCAGGCGGCAGTCCGGCAACGCCACCGCGACCGCCTCCTCCGGCCGCAAACCCGAGTAGTCGTGGCCGGGGCGGGCGAGCCTCGAAGATCATGGCCCCGACGTCGTGCTTTGCCGGGCAGGTCCACAGGCTGCCCGACGCGCCGGAAGCTTACGGCGGTGGATCAGGCCGGGCCGTCGGCGTCCTGGGGGGAGGCCGCGAAGGCCTCGGGGCCCTGCTCCGCCGCTGCTGGGTCCATCCACATGACCTGCCAGCCGTGGCCGTCGAGGTCGAAGAAGCTGCGTGAGTACATGAAGCCGTAGTCCTCGGCGCCATCCGCCTCGGAGGCGCCTGCGGCGAGCGCGGCGGCGCTGACCGTATCGACTTCGTCGCGGGAGGACACGCTGAAGCTGTAGAGCGCCAGCGCGTGCGTGGTGGGATCGGCCATCGGCAGTTTCGAGAACTCCGCGAACTTCTCACGGGTGAGCAGCATGACGAAGGCGTGCTCGCCGACCAGCATGCAGGCGGCGGTCTCGTCGGTGAACTTCGGGTTGAAGCTGAACCCGAGCTCAGCGAAGAAGGCCTTGCTGCGCTCGAGGTCTGCTACGGGGATGTTCACGAACAGCATGCGGCCGGGGTGTGCGGGAGTGGTCATGGTGGGTCTCCAGTCGGTGGCTCGATGGCGTACGTCCTACGTCCTGGTAGACCGGCCCAGCCGACGGAACTCATCGGTATCGCGGGCGTATCGAAAATCGGATACGCCACCGCAACGGCCCTCCGTCTGCAATGGGGGCGTGAACAACAACGCGTCACTGTCAGCGCCGCCCAGCCGTACGAGCAGGATCGTGCTCATCAGCCTGGCGATCCTCGGAATGGCGGGCGCGGTGTTCGTCGTGCGGCGGCCGCTGATGATGTCCGCTCCGAGGTGCGTGGCCGGGCGGTGGCATGGCTGCTTCGACACGTTCAACGGTGTGGTGCTCATGACGTTGGTCGCGGTGCCGTTGGCCGCGCTGGTGGTGTGGGGTCTGGCGCGGGTTCGGCGGGCCGCGGGCGCCGGGGCGGTGTGGGCGTGGCGGAGGTCGGTGGCGGAGGTGGGGATGGTCTACGGGACGGTGCCGTTCGTGTGGTTGACGATGATGCCGGGCGGTGGGGCGGGCAGCGTTCCTGAGCGGGTGAGTTTGGTGCCGTTGCGGGATCTGGTGACGATGGGGCCGCTCGGGATCATCGGCAACCTGCTGGTGTTCGCGGCGCTGGGGTTCTTCGCTCCGATGCGGTTCGCGGCGCTGGCGTCCGTGCCGCGGATCCTGGCGCTGGGGGCGGGCTGCTCGGTCCTGGTCGAAACCGCGCAGTACGTCCTGCGGCTGGACCGGGTGTCCTCCGTGGACGACGTGCTGGTCAATGCCGCCGGGGCGGTGCTGGCCGGGCTGGCGTCGCGCCGCTGGTGGCGTAATACGTCGGCGATATGCCGTGCTGCTTAGGCTTCAGGCATGCGCGTGCTGATCGTGGAGGACGAGCCCTATCTGGCCGAAGCCGTGCGTGACGGTCTGCGGTTGGAGGCGATCGCGGCCGATATCGCCGGCGACGGCGACACCGCCATGGAGTTGCTGGGCGTCAACTCGTACGACCTGGCGGTGCTCGACCGCGATATTCCGGGCCTGTCCGGCGACGAGGTCGCCCGGCGGATCGTCGCTTCGGGCAGCGGTATCCCGATCCTGATGCTCACCGCGGCGGACCGGATCGATGACAAGGCTTCGGGGTTCGGGCTCGGGGCCGACGACTATCTGACCAAGCCGTTCGAGCTGCGGGAGCTCGTTCTGCGGCTGAGGGCGCTGGACCGCAGGCGGGCGTATGCCCGGCCGCCGGTACGGGAGATCGCGGGCGTGCGGCTGGACCCTTTCCGCAGGGAGGTGTTCCGGGAGGGACGATACGTCGCGCTCACCCGGAAGCAGTTCGCCGTGCTGGAGGTCCTCGTCGCCGCCGAGGGCGGGGTGGTCGGCGCGGAGGAGCTGCTGGAACGGGCCTGGGACGAGAACGCCGACCCCCTCACCAACGCGGTGCGCATCACCGTGTCGGCACTGCGCAAACGGCTCGGCGAACCGTGGATCATCGCCACGGTGCCCGGTGTCGGCTACCGGATCGATACCGGCGGTACGCATGCTTAGACGACGCCCCGGGCTCAGCGCCCGGCTGAAACTCACCCTCAGCTACGCCGGGTTCCTCGCCGTCGCCGGCGCGCTCCTGCTGGCCGTGGTGTGGGTGTACCTGCTGCGCTACGTACCGGACAACAGCCAGGGCCTGCTGTACGTCTCGCCCAACCGCTACCTCCTCGTGCGCATCTTCTTCCCCGCCGCGGCCGTGGCGATGGTCCTCCTGCTCGTGTTCGGCCTGGTCGGGGGATGGATCCTGGCCGGACGGATGCTGGCACCGCTCACACGGATCACGGACGCGGCACGGATGGCCGGGAACGGGTCGCTGTCCCACCGGATCCGGATGAAGGGCCGCCAGGACGAATTCCGTGAACTCGCCGACGCGTTCGACTCGATGCTCGGACAGGTCGAGGCCCACGTCGCCGAGCAGCAGAGGTTCGCCGCGAACGCCTCCCACGAACTGCGCACGCCGCTGGCGATCTCGCGGACGCTGCTCGACGTCGCCCGCAAGGACCCCACGCGGGACCGGGGCGAACTGATCGAGCGCCTGCACGCTGTCAATACGCGGGCGATCGACCTCACCGAGGCCCTCCTGCTGCTCAGCCGCGGCGACCGAGGGAACTTCACCCGCGAGAGCGTCGACCTCTCCCTCGTCGCCGAGGAAGCCGCCGAAACGCTGCTTTCCCTCGCCGAACAGCGCCGGATCACGCTCGACGTCACCGGAAGGGCGGCCCGGACCGGCGGCTCCGCGGAGCTTCTGCTGCGGATGGTGACGAACCTCGTCCAGAACGCCATCGTCCACAATCTCCCGGCCGGCGGCACCGTGACGGTCCACACCGAGGCGCAGGGCGACACGAGCGTGCTGCGGGTCGAGAACACGGGCCGCCCGCTCGCACCGGAACTGGTGCCGACCCTCACCGAACCCTTCCGGCGCGGAACGGAACGCGTACGCACCGACGAGCACCCCGGCGTCGGTCTCGGCCTGGCCATCGTGCACAGCATCGTCCGCGCCCATGACGGGACCCTCGGCCTCGTCCCCCGCCCGGCCGGCGGTCTGGTCGTCACGGTCCGGCTTCCCGGCGCGCCGTAGGCGACTTGGCAGCGGTTGGTCAGCGGGGCGCGTCGAGCACGCGGTGGCGGAGGTGGACGTGGCCGGAGTCGAAGGTGCGGGTCTCGACGAGTTCGAGATCCACCCGGCGCTCGCTCCGGGGAAAGAACGGGATGCCACCGCCGACCAGCACCGGGTAGACGATGGTCTGGTACTCGTCGATCAGACCCGACGCGGCCGCCTCGGCGGCGAGAGTCGCGCCGCCGATCGCGATGGCGCCCTCTCCCGGCTCGGCTCGCAACCGCTCGATCTCCTCCGCCAGGCCACCGGAGGCCAGGCGTGCGTTGCCCTGCACCGCCGAGAGCGTGGTGGAGAACACCACCTTGGGGAGCGGCTTCCAGAGCGCGGTCCACTCGCGATCTGCGTCGTCGAGCGATGCATCCTGGTCGGCGGTCTCCCAGTACAGCATCGCCTCGTACAGCCGTCGTCCCAGCAGGTGGACGCCGACCTCTCGGATCTCGTCGATCCAGAAGCGAAAGACTTCCTCGTCGGGCGCCGTCCAGTCGAAGCCGCCGTCCGGCCCGACGATGTAGCCGTCGAGTGAGACGTTCATCGAATAGGTCACGCTGCGCATCAGAAGTCCTCCTCGGTGACGGGTTCGACAGTACGACTGCCGGACGCCGCAGGACTCATCGCGACTCGCGGGATGCCGACTTCCGAATGACGGACGTGTCCCCACGCCGGCGGGCCGCCGTCTAGGCCGGCCGGTGCAGCTGGTTCGCCCCGTCCGCCAGGCTGCTGGGCCTGGCCGGCCGAGTCGATGTGGCCGCGTCCTGCTCCCTGCTGCACGTCCCGCTGGACGCCGCCGCCGAGCGGGACATCGAGCCGCAGATCGCCCGCTGGCTCGCCTTCACCCGTCAGAAGACCACCGAGATCGTCACCCTCGCCAGGGGCCTGACGGGCCGGTCGCCCTGGCCCTGCGCGACGAGGTCAACGACCTCGAAGCGGCGGGCAGTTCGGTCATCCAGGTGGACGAGCCCGCGCTGCGCGAGACGCTCCCGCTGCGCGCCGCCGACCGGCCCGCGTACCTGGACTGGGCGACCGAGGCGTTCCGGCTCACCACCAGCGGCGTACGCCCGGACACCCAGATCCACACCCACATGTGCTACGCCGAGTTCGGCGACATCGTCCAGGCAATCGACGACCTCGACGCCGACGTCATCAGTCTGGAGGCCGCCCGCTCCCACATGCAGGTCGCCCGTGAACTGGCCGCCCACGGCTACCCGCGCGAGGCCGGACCCGGCGTGTACGACATCCACTCACCCCGCGTGCCCAGCGCGGAGGAGGCCGCCGGCCTGCTGCGCACCGGCCTCAAGGCGATCCCCGCCGACCGGCTGTGGGTCAACCCCGACTGCGGCCTGAAGACCCGCGGCTGGCCCGAGGCCCGCGCCTCCCTGGAGAACCTGGTCGCCGCCGCCCGCACGGTCCGCGCGGAACTGTCCACGCCCTGACCGGCAATAGGTAAGGTAAGGCTTACCTTGCAGTCCGTCGTCGAAGGGGAGAACCTCCATGCTGCCGCTGGTGGAACGGCTTCGCGGGAGCACGGTCGTCGTCAAGTACGGCGGCCACGCGATGGCCGACGACGGACTGCGGCGGGCCTTCGCCCACGATGTCGTACAGCTGCGGCAGGCGGGGATACGCGCGGTGGTGGTGCACGGCGGCGGGCCGCAGATCGACGCCCAGTTGGACCGGCTGGGGATCAAGCCGGTCTTCCTCGGCGGGCTGCGGGTCACCACCCCGGAGACCCTGGACGTCGTACGGATGGTGCTCGCCGGCAAGGTGCAGCGGGAACTGGTCGGACTGCTCAACGAGCACGGCCCGTACGCGGTGGGGCTCACCGGCGAGGACGCGCACACGCTGACCGCCGTGCGGCGCCACGCCGAGGTCGGCGGCGAACGGTTCGACATCGGACTGGTCGGTGACATTTCGGAGGTCAACCCGGCCGCCGTGGAACTGCTGCTGGACCATGGCCACGTCCCGGTCGTCTCATCGATCTGCCGGGGCTCGGACGGCGAGGTCTACAACGTCAACGCGGACACGGCGGCGGGCGCCCTGGCCTCGGCCCTCGGCGCGGAGGCGCTCGTCGTCCTGACCGACGTGGCAGGGCTGTACGCCGACTGGCCGCTCCGAGAGCACGTGCTGGACCGGCTCACCGCGGACGAACTGGAGTCCCTGCTGCCCTCGCTGGACAGCGGCATGGCACCGAAGATGGAGAGCTGCCTGCGCGCCGTACGGGCAGGCGTACGCACGGCGCGCGTGCTGGACGGCCGCACGCCGCACGCCCTGCTGCGGGCACTGGCCCGGGGCCCCGAAGGGGGCGGGACCACGGTGCTGCCGGGCTGACCTCAAGTGCCCGAGGTCAGAGCGACGGGCCGTGGGTCCAGGCGCCGGCGAGCATGGTGGCGTGCACCGGCATCTCGCGCAGGGTCCGGGCGTCGGCCGTGAGCGGGTCGGCGTCGGTCACCACCAGGTCCGCCCGGTCGCCGACCCGGATCAGCCGCTGCCCCTGGGAGGATCCGGCGAGGGCGGCGGCCACGGGAATCCGTTGTTCTGGGTGCCACGCCGGACGCTCGTCGCGGGTCCGGGTGACGGCGGACACGATGGTCAGCCAGGGGTCGAGCGGTGCGACGGGGGCGTCGGAGCCCAGTTCCAGGACGGCTCCGGCGGCGAGCAGGTCGGCGAAGGCGAAGGCGCGGTGGGTCCGGCCCGCCCAGTGGCGGTCGGCGACATCCCGGTCGTCCACGGCATGGGTGGGCTGGACCCCGACGGTGACGCCCAGTTCGGCGAAGCGCGGGATGTCGTTGGCGGCGAGCAACTGGCCGTGCTCGATCCGGCCGTGGCACCGCACCGCCTCAAAGGCGTCGAGGGCCATCTCGTTGGCCCGGTCCCCGATCGCGTGCACGGCGGGGACGATCCCGTGGGAGGAGGCGCGGCGCAGCAGGGTGACCAACTGCTCCGGGGGCAGCTCCTCCAGCCCGTGCGAGCCCGGCTCGCCCGGGACCGAGCCCGGATACGCCTCGTGGCACAGCGCGGTGCGGGTATTGAGCGAGCCGTCGGTGAACAGCTTGAACGGCCCGACCTCCAGCAGCCCGCCAGGGGTGTCCAGGCTCTGGCCGGTACGCAGCCCGCGGCTGATCGCGGCCTCCAGATGCGGGGGCCAGATCGAGGCCGCCACCCTGAGCGGCACCGGCGCTGCGTTCATCCGGCGGGTCCAGTCCGCGATGTTGTCCGCGTACTCGAAATCGACGATGCCGGTGATCCCCCGCGCGGCGGCGGCGACGCAGGCCTCGCGGACCCATTGGTCCGTCACCTCCACCGAAGCCGACGGCATCGCGGCCACGGCCTTGATGCTCTCCTGCTCGCGCAGCAGCCCGGTGGGATGGTCACCGCGGCCCACGAGGGCGAGTCCTGCCGAGTTCAGCCAGGCGGAGTGCAGATCCATGCTGATCAGCAGCACAGGGCGGTCGCCGGCGACGGCGTCCAGCAGGTCCTTGTGGGGCGGGTCCGGCCACAGTCCGTCGCGGAAGCCGAAGCCGATCATCGCCTCGCCCGGTGGCAGGCCCGCGGCCTGCGCCCCTGCCGCCTGCGCCGCGGCCCTCGCCGAACCGGCACCGGACACATCCAGGCGACGGCGCATTCCCGCCCACTGGACCATATGGACATGCGAGTCCCACAGGCCCGGCAGCAGGGTACGGCCGTCGAGGTCGAGGGCCGCCCCGTCCGCTCGCGGTGACTCCCCCGCCGGGAAGACGGCCGTGACGGACGCGTTCTCTATCCGTACGTCGCTCAGCGGCCCGCCCGCGCCCAGGCGGACCCGGCGCAGAGTGATCGCCGGTGCGGTGGCATGGGTGGCGGTGGTCGTTGTGGTCGTCGTCGTGGTCTTCACGCTGCTCACGGCTTCCTCCCGATGTCGCGCAGAGCGCGGGCGAGTTCGGGATGAGCGTACGACCGGGATGGGCTTTCGAAGATCGACATCGAACACATGATCATGTGATGTCTTGCCACGTGCGCGAACTTCTCTTAAGTACATTGCGCTTCGTGACCATTCCCCTGCGCCCGGGCAAGCGGGAAATCCACCCCAGAGGAATGGTCACGCCTACCTTTTCCCGCCATCACGGCCGCGTACGCCTTACCCGCCGAGCCGCACCCGTCTGGCGAGGGTGGCGCGCCCTGGCGAATAGCGCCCGCGCGCGGTGGCGTCAGCGGCCTCCGGCGTACTGACCGTCCACCGTGATGGCGGTGATGCCGCTGATGTGCCGGGCTCCACAACGGTCCTGGGGCACCACGGGCGCGCGGCCGAAGTCGGGGGCGATCTCGGCCCAGGTCAGCAGGGCGTGATGCCCGTCGGCTCCCGTGACGGCGATCAGGAACCGCAGACGGTCCTTGCGGCGGGCGGGGTCGAACCCGGGCCCGGCGTCGGTCAGGACGTCGTGCAGCAGCGGGCCCTCGAAGCTGTGGTGCTGTACGCCGCTGGTCGCGCACTCGAAGCTGACCCGCACCCGCTGCTGCGGCCAGGCGAGCAGACCGGCCACGGCCGTAAGGGACTGGCTCACTGGCTACCACCTCCCGGATGACGGTACCCATCCGGCCCGGCCGCCCAAACGCAGATGCCAGCGCACAGAGCCTGATCATCCGGCACATGCGGTACTGATGAGGTCAGTGGTTGGCATTTGCCGATCGTCAGCCGAGGTCGAGCAGCTCCTCGTGGAAACCGCCGAACCCGCGCTCCTGGTCGACCAGATGGATCTCCAGGATCCAGTGGCAGAGTTTTCCTGTCCGGTCGGTGCGACGCAGCGGTGTGTCGTTCCCGGGCGCGATGTGCGCCGTGAGGTCCGTCCACTCGTCGGTCTCGGGCGGGAACTCGCCCACCAGGTGTCCGGCATGCCAGCCGCCCAGCTCCCATCCGGCCTGCGTCGCGAGCCGTTCCACCTCGGCGTACAGCTGCTTGCCGGTGATGTCCGGATCGGCCTCGAAGGCGCTGCGCCCGGCCGCGAAGAGCTTGGGCAGGTCGTCGCGCAGGCGGTGCTTGACGGGGTCGTCGCCCAGGACGAAGGTGCGCCCGAAGTCGGCCTCGAACTCTTCGAAGATCGGCCCGAAGTCCGCGAAGGCGATGTCGTCGGCCGCAATGGTGCGGTCCGGCGGGTTCTCCTTGTACGGCAGCAGCGTGTTCGATCCGGACCGCACGATCCGCTTGTGCCAGTAGTGCGTCGTGCCGAACATCTCGTTCGCCAGGTCGCGGATGTGGTTGCTCACCTCGCGTTCGCCCCGGCCCGGGGCGACCAGGCCCCGCCGCTCGATCTCGGCGAACAGTTCCGCCGCCTTGGCCTGGGCGTCCAGCAGTCGCGCCACGCGCGTGGATTCATCCGACATACCGCCGACCGTATCGCTCGCGATGTGCACGGATTGCCTAGGCGGGCGGTTTCACAAAATCCCTCAATGCATCACATTGAGTGCCTTACGGGCGCGGCACGGCTCCGCGCGCATCCCCAGGGCCGACGCTGGCGGTGCCCAATCCAGGCAGGCGCTGGTCGCCTGCGGTGAGAGGAGATCTCTATGCGTGTATCCCGATTCGCGGCCGCGCTCGGCGTGGCGGCGGCGATGGTCCTCGGCGGCGCGGTGAGCGCCGGCGCGGTCGCACCGGCGCCGTCCACGGCCGGTGCTCATGTTTCGCACGACGACGACCACGGGCGTTACGGGCACGACGACGACCACGGACGTGACGGGCGCGACTGGCGGCACGGGTACCACCACGGCCGCCACCACCATCACCACCACGGGTGGTTCGGGCACCGGCACCACCGGCACGACTACCGCTGACGCATGAACGAGCTGCCCTGGCGCCCTCCGTGGTGCCAGGGCAGCGGCACGTCCGGGGTTCTCAGTCCGCGTCGGCCACGATGGAGCCGACGCGTTCGGCCAGGGTCGGGTCGCGGCGGACCAGGAGCGCCGCGTAGCCGACGGCCAGGAGCAGGATGGCCAGGGCCGCGTAGGGGAACCAGTTGTACGGGGAGGGCTGGCCGGGCTTGGCCAG is part of the Streptomyces sp. NBC_01262 genome and harbors:
- a CDS encoding amidohydrolase family protein, coding for MSSVKTTTTTTTTTATHATAPAITLRRVRLGAGGPLSDVRIENASVTAVFPAGESPRADGAALDLDGRTLLPGLWDSHVHMVQWAGMRRRLDVSGAGSARAAAQAAGAQAAGLPPGEAMIGFGFRDGLWPDPPHKDLLDAVAGDRPVLLISMDLHSAWLNSAGLALVGRGDHPTGLLREQESIKAVAAMPSASVEVTDQWVREACVAAAARGITGIVDFEYADNIADWTRRMNAAPVPLRVAASIWPPHLEAAISRGLRTGQSLDTPGGLLEVGPFKLFTDGSLNTRTALCHEAYPGSVPGEPGSHGLEELPPEQLVTLLRRASSHGIVPAVHAIGDRANEMALDAFEAVRCHGRIEHGQLLAANDIPRFAELGVTVGVQPTHAVDDRDVADRHWAGRTHRAFAFADLLAAGAVLELGSDAPVAPLDPWLTIVSAVTRTRDERPAWHPEQRIPVAAALAGSSQGQRLIRVGDRADLVVTDADPLTADARTLREMPVHATMLAGAWTHGPSL
- a CDS encoding M24 family metallopeptidase; amino-acid sequence: MSDESTRVARLLDAQAKAAELFAEIERRGLVAPGRGEREVSNHIRDLANEMFGTTHYWHKRIVRSGSNTLLPYKENPPDRTIAADDIAFADFGPIFEEFEADFGRTFVLGDDPVKHRLRDDLPKLFAAGRSAFEADPDITGKQLYAEVERLATQAGWELGGWHAGHLVGEFPPETDEWTDLTAHIAPGNDTPLRRTDRTGKLCHWILEIHLVDQERGFGGFHEELLDLG